A window of the Megalopta genalis isolate 19385.01 chromosome 2, iyMegGena1_principal, whole genome shotgun sequence genome harbors these coding sequences:
- the LOC117229875 gene encoding peroxisomal N(1)-acetyl-spermine/spermidine oxidase → MIMAESTKKTEDDEVKCKILIIGAGMAGLSAANHLLKNDETDFLIVEARGRIGGRIVALKIGNEKVELGANWIHGVLGNPMFELAMANGLIDIVRVPRPHKVVAAMEDGKQLSFPILQEIYEAYICFLKRCEEYFLSPYSPPDGINSVGAHVALEAEIYLSSLPEEDKRVRQLLFDCLLKRETCITGCDSMEDVDLLEMGSYAELQGGNISLPDGYSAILEPVAKHIPKTSILIRHVVTKIRWQRKKHIEEENSKNVSYSDSNDFIEVQCENGKRILAEHVICTLPLGVLKEKANNIFEPPLPNYKLEAIDRLLYGTVDKIFLEYERPFLNPGISEVMLLWDDRRLLEEEKQDISKTWFRKIYSFTKISETLLLGWISGKAAEYMEKLSATEVADACTTILRKFLNDPYVPAPKNCIHTSWYSHPYARGSYTAMAIGASQLDINRLAEPIKQENDPSKIVIAFAGEHTHSSFYSTVHGAYLTGRTAAQALLESRKNEKNLLSLSCEDTNDLSSWIQGISLN, encoded by the exons ATGATCATGGCGGAGTCCACAAAAAAGACGGAAGACGATGAAGTTAAGTGTAAAATTTTGATTATCGGAGCTGGAATGGCCGGTTTGTCGGCTGCAAATCATTTATTGAAGAACGATGAAACCGATTTTTTGATCGTAGAAGCACGAGGACGTATAGGTGGTCGTATTGTCGCATTGAAAATTG GTAACGAAAAAGTTGAATTGGGAGCAAACTGGATTCATGGAGTATTAGGAAATCCGATGTTTGAATTGGCAATGGCTAATGGACTAATAGATATTGTAAGAGTACCAAGGCCTCATAAAGTTGTAGCAGCCATGGAAGATGGTAAACAGTTGTCATTTCCGATCTTGCAAGAAATCTACGAAGCTTATATATGTTTTTTAAAACGATGCgaagaatattttctaagtccgtATAGCCCGCCGGACGGAATAAACAGTGTCGGTGCGCACGTGGCATTAGAAGCTGAAATTTATTTGTCATCCTTGCCCGAAGAAGACAAGAGAGTCAGGCAATTATTGTTTGATTGTTTACTTAAAAGAGAAACCTGTATTACTGGCTGTGATAGCATGGAAGATGTTGATCTCTTGGAAATGGGTTCTTACGCGGAATTGCAAGGTGGAAACATTAGTCTTCCAGATGGGTATAGCGCGATATTGGAACCAGTAGCCAAACACATACCAAAAACCAGCATTCTCATTAGACATGTTGTGACTAAAATTCG GTGGCAGAGGAAGAAGCACATAGAGGAGGAAAATTCCAAGAACGTTAGTTATAGCGATTCGAACGACTTTATCGAAGTACAATGCGAAAATGGAAAAAGGATACTAGCAGAACATGTGATTTGTACATTGCCATTAGGAGTTCTTAAGGAAAAAGCTAACAATATATTTGAACCGCCTCTACCTAATTATAAACTCGAAGCCATAGATAGATTACTGTACGGTACGGTGGACAAAATATTTTTAGAATACGAAAGACCTTTTCTAAATCCTGGTATATCGGAAGTGATGCTTCTTTGGGACGACCGACGATTGCTGGAAGAAGAGAAGCAAGACATCAGTAAAACGTGGTTTCGAAAGATCTATTCTTTCACCAAAATTTCAGAGACATTGTTACTGGGATGGATATCGGGAAAAGCAGCCGAATATATGGAGAAATTGAGCGCCACGGAAGTAGCCGACGCGTGCACAACAATATTGAGAAAATTCCTGAACGATCCGTATGTGCCAGCCCCAAAAAACTGTATTCACACCTCGTGGTACTCGCATCCGTATGCTCGTGGTTCGTACACAGCGATGGCCATTGGCGCAAGTCAATTAGACATCAACCGTTTAGCCGAACCTATCAAGCAGGAGAACGATCCGTCGAAGATTGTTATAGCGTTTGCCGGCGAGCACACGCATTCTTCCTTTTATAGTACAGTGCATGGCGCCTACTTGACCGGCCGGACCGCTGCTCAAGCGCTGTTAGAGTCCAGGAAGAACGAGAAAAATTTGTTGAGCCTTAGCTGCGAGGATACAAACGATCTCAGCTCGTGGATACAAGGGATTTCGCTGAATTAG